A stretch of Aureispira sp. CCB-E DNA encodes these proteins:
- a CDS encoding endonuclease MutS2: MKLAPKDLYQTLEFDKILELTEDYCYGTLGKEYFQQLIPSTEASQIERWLLEVFEYTQTYENNHNFPMSQYASINDDLRMLSIEGYVLSVESLRNVAKTLLVCYGIYGFFSKRKSTKTLYPTLFDIIRVADFDKELLSEIQRVIDEEGNIRSDASPELMRIARMQSSKRQELDKKFRQIIVHYQSKGWLKDNIESFRNGRRVLSVPAERKRQVRGIIHDESASGKTVFIEPEGVIDLNNDIFDLERDYQREIYNILRALSDLLRPYIPQLQQYEQIIVRFDTIQAKAQIAIQLEATKPKVLLTPHYKMRNVVHPLLSIKNKQTGTPTVPFHLHFKKGVRILVLSGPNAGGKSICMKAVGLIQLMLQAGMLIPANEGAEIGIFNQIFADIGDQQSLEDELSTYSSRLQNARLFMELADDKTLVLIDEFGSGTDPKMGGAIAEAVLRDLNQKKVYGVITTHYSNLKVYAFENKGLVNGSMIFDKDTLSPTYQMKIGKPGSSYAFEIASKSGLPNHVIGYARRKVGKQNHNLDEILVDLQRERQKAVEAHEQVLEHQKRLDQLIKNYESAFRDLEFSRKKLKLQIKEQELVETEKTNKALQKVLRELKTASNKEKAAEKAKKLLDKAQEERKQMVEDVKGVKEGIYEVYEQEDDGVIEEGSYVKLRSGGGMGIVKEIKKKEAKVELGNLHLMVKLRDLQLIKNPILTHRTAIVKTDTLNKNAHFDPKIDIRGMRYEDALERIQEFMDNALMASVNEVRIIHGKGSGALRKVVNRKLREYKNIVRSYHPEPNQGGDGLTIVELG; this comes from the coding sequence ATGAAACTTGCACCGAAAGATTTATACCAAACTTTAGAGTTTGACAAAATACTAGAATTAACTGAAGATTACTGCTACGGTACATTAGGAAAGGAATATTTTCAGCAATTAATTCCAAGTACGGAAGCTTCGCAAATTGAGCGTTGGCTTTTAGAGGTATTTGAATATACTCAAACGTATGAAAACAACCACAACTTTCCGATGAGTCAATATGCCAGCATCAACGATGATTTGCGTATGTTGAGCATTGAGGGCTACGTATTGTCTGTTGAAAGCTTGCGTAATGTAGCAAAAACGCTGTTGGTTTGTTATGGGATTTATGGCTTCTTTAGCAAACGAAAAAGCACCAAAACGCTTTATCCAACCCTCTTTGACATTATACGAGTAGCTGATTTTGACAAAGAATTGCTATCAGAAATACAGCGTGTTATTGATGAAGAAGGCAACATTCGCTCTGATGCCTCTCCCGAATTGATGCGCATTGCAAGAATGCAAAGTAGCAAGCGCCAAGAATTGGACAAAAAATTCCGTCAAATCATCGTCCATTATCAAAGCAAAGGTTGGCTAAAAGATAATATAGAAAGTTTTAGAAATGGTCGCCGTGTTTTGTCCGTTCCTGCTGAGCGAAAACGTCAAGTACGAGGTATTATTCACGATGAATCCGCTTCAGGAAAAACCGTTTTTATAGAGCCAGAAGGGGTTATTGATCTAAACAACGACATTTTTGACCTAGAACGAGACTATCAACGGGAAATTTATAACATACTAAGAGCATTAAGTGATCTCTTACGCCCTTATATTCCTCAATTGCAGCAATATGAACAAATTATTGTTCGCTTTGATACCATCCAAGCAAAAGCGCAAATAGCGATTCAGCTAGAAGCTACAAAGCCCAAAGTTTTGTTGACACCTCATTACAAGATGCGCAATGTCGTTCATCCCTTATTATCCATCAAAAATAAGCAAACGGGTACACCAACAGTTCCTTTTCATTTACACTTTAAGAAAGGCGTTCGTATTTTGGTCTTAAGTGGTCCTAATGCTGGTGGAAAATCTATTTGTATGAAAGCCGTTGGCTTAATCCAGTTGATGCTTCAAGCGGGTATGTTAATTCCAGCTAATGAAGGAGCTGAGATAGGTATCTTCAATCAAATTTTTGCCGATATTGGTGATCAACAATCTTTGGAAGATGAGTTGAGTACCTATAGTTCTCGTTTGCAAAATGCTCGTTTATTTATGGAGTTGGCAGATGACAAAACGTTGGTATTGATTGATGAGTTTGGTTCTGGTACAGATCCTAAAATGGGGGGAGCGATTGCAGAAGCTGTTCTAAGAGATTTGAATCAGAAAAAAGTCTACGGTGTTATTACCACCCACTATTCCAACCTTAAAGTTTATGCTTTTGAGAACAAAGGGCTAGTCAATGGCTCTATGATTTTTGACAAAGATACCCTCTCTCCTACGTATCAAATGAAAATTGGAAAGCCAGGTAGTTCTTACGCTTTTGAAATTGCGTCTAAAAGTGGCTTGCCCAATCACGTAATCGGCTACGCTCGCCGCAAAGTTGGCAAACAAAATCACAACTTGGATGAAATCTTGGTCGATTTGCAGCGAGAACGACAAAAAGCTGTAGAGGCGCACGAGCAAGTTCTAGAACATCAAAAACGATTGGATCAACTGATCAAAAACTATGAGTCGGCCTTTAGAGATTTGGAGTTCTCTCGTAAAAAATTAAAGCTTCAAATTAAAGAGCAAGAATTGGTTGAAACCGAAAAGACCAACAAAGCACTTCAAAAAGTTTTAAGAGAACTCAAAACGGCTTCTAACAAGGAAAAAGCTGCCGAAAAAGCCAAAAAATTGCTCGACAAAGCACAGGAAGAACGCAAGCAAATGGTCGAAGATGTAAAAGGCGTCAAAGAAGGAATTTATGAGGTGTACGAACAAGAAGATGATGGTGTCATTGAAGAAGGCTCTTATGTCAAATTGCGCTCTGGCGGTGGAATGGGAATCGTTAAGGAAATCAAGAAAAAAGAAGCAAAGGTAGAATTAGGCAACCTTCATTTGATGGTTAAATTGAGAGACTTGCAGTTGATTAAAAATCCAATTTTAACGCATCGAACGGCTATTGTCAAAACAGACACCTTAAACAAAAATGCCCACTTTGATCCTAAAATTGATATTCGAGGGATGCGTTATGAAGATGCTTTGGAAAGAATTCAAGAATTCATGGATAATGCTTTAATGGCTAGTGTCAACGAGGTTCGAATCATTCATGGAAAAGGATCGGGTGCCTTGCGCAAGGTCGTTAATAGGAAATTAAGAGAATATAAAAATATCGTACGTTCTTATCATCCTGAACCCAATCAAGGGGGCGATGGCCTGACGATTGTAGAGTTGGGGTAA
- a CDS encoding T9SS type A sorting domain-containing protein, translating into MKIIMYKLISLFLLGLACNNVWAQEATIEGPTEICPSNFIVNSYELMHTCDAIDSVDWQLDYPVSILYAGTNPVTLTWSTTAASNEATLTVTYVCVDLDDSGNVVSTQRDTVELDITILNINEPVITSSSIVELACNETEFTVNVSSQPGSEVYSVTHPDCFGYTYDAANSQFNFTTDNAASGEICITVYHPECGTSKTECITVTRACEDNLTFSGASPITNSYNSVNNYITASDVSTTSFSKLEFKAGKAVLLQPGFYGNEVFLAHIGPCACLPDGTTGCFHGKAVQDNSTSVSSAQSDLQTAGTTSNSTTNQNTTLRTTTEITSNTLSIYPNPSKGTFTLQFQAQPTNANIQIFDIMGRVRKNITANRPLQSIDASELENGVYIIVVSDGEQLFKEKIIISK; encoded by the coding sequence ATGAAAATTATTATGTATAAACTAATTAGTTTGTTTCTACTGGGGCTTGCTTGTAATAATGTGTGGGCTCAAGAAGCAACCATAGAGGGTCCAACAGAGATTTGCCCATCCAATTTTATTGTTAATAGCTATGAGCTCATGCATACTTGTGATGCCATAGACAGTGTCGATTGGCAACTTGATTATCCTGTGTCGATTCTCTATGCAGGTACTAATCCAGTAACGCTCACTTGGTCTACAACAGCAGCGTCTAACGAGGCAACATTAACCGTTACCTATGTTTGTGTGGATCTTGATGATAGTGGCAATGTCGTAAGTACTCAAAGGGATACGGTAGAGTTGGATATTACCATCCTAAATATTAATGAGCCCGTTATTACCTCTTCAAGCATTGTCGAATTAGCTTGTAATGAAACAGAATTCACCGTCAATGTTAGTAGTCAACCAGGTTCTGAGGTCTACTCGGTTACTCATCCTGATTGTTTTGGCTATACATACGACGCTGCTAATTCTCAATTCAATTTTACAACAGATAATGCAGCTAGTGGAGAAATTTGTATTACGGTTTATCATCCAGAATGTGGAACATCCAAAACAGAGTGTATTACAGTAACTAGAGCTTGCGAAGATAACTTAACTTTTTCTGGAGCATCGCCTATCACAAACAGCTATAACTCTGTTAACAACTATATTACAGCGTCTGATGTATCAACTACCTCTTTTTCTAAATTAGAATTTAAAGCGGGCAAAGCTGTTTTGTTGCAACCTGGCTTTTATGGTAATGAAGTGTTTTTGGCGCATATAGGACCTTGTGCTTGCCTACCCGATGGAACAACAGGTTGTTTTCATGGAAAAGCAGTACAAGACAATTCTACAAGTGTAAGTTCTGCGCAAAGCGATTTGCAAACAGCTGGTACAACTTCCAATTCTACTACGAATCAAAATACTACCCTTCGTACTACAACAGAAATCACAAGCAATACACTCAGTATTTATCCGAATCCTTCAAAAGGAACCTTTACCCTCCAATTTCAAGCACAGCCTACTAATGCCAACATTCAAATTTTTGATATAATGGGTAGGGTTAGAAAAAATATTACTGCAAATCGTCCGTTGCAATCGATTGATGCTTCTGAGTTAGAGAATGGAGTTTATATAATTGTGGTATCCGATGGAGAACAGTTATTTAAAGAAAAAATTATTATTTCAAAATAG
- a CDS encoding BamA/TamA family outer membrane protein: MIKYWLAYIFLFFIPYLSLGQVEDSIPVGILEVEQAYLLKMYSLDKDKRFFKKQRIQFEYELEDTAQIQNKLQDILKQLHAKAYLTASIDTFFRDDSTQFSAYLFVGERYEWANLKNGNVTDAFLAAVGFKERLYTDQPFYYKEVASLQEKLLIYLENHGYPFAQVYIDSVRIVEQEVSARIYFEKGPLIFFDALKIVGKSRLPKQKRKKKVRITEGFVSSYLGIRKGKLYSEKLVQKVQNRMNALRYLTSYQTPYVIFRDNKAELNLFLMDRPSSKIDVLLGFLPSKDAVTGQQRFDFTGNIDIDLINPFGTGKRLQLKWQQLSLGTSDLLVRFAWPYLLKTPLGVDLSFKLYKRDSSYIDIITDVGLQYLFNGNSYIKAFWINTTTNLINIDTNLIRATRRLPSMLDIDNSSFGLEFYYDNLDYKYNPRKGFESKLVASFALKRIRRNNTIEEIENPLDTTFSYASLYDTIVTNTFQYRFLAEHSQFFQLWKTSTLMARYRGGIILSKDPIYDNETYRIGGNKLLRGFDEEAILATWYNVLTLEWRFLFGRNSYAYLFGDVAYVQRNTISTQLNDFPVGFGVGVALETKVGIFALSYALGTQQGNPIIFNNSKVHFGYVYSF, from the coding sequence TTGATTAAATATTGGTTGGCATATATATTCCTCTTTTTTATTCCTTATTTATCCTTAGGACAGGTGGAGGATAGTATTCCTGTAGGAATATTAGAAGTGGAGCAAGCGTATCTTTTGAAGATGTATTCCTTGGACAAAGACAAGCGTTTTTTTAAAAAGCAACGCATTCAGTTTGAATATGAATTGGAAGATACTGCCCAGATACAAAACAAACTTCAAGACATCTTAAAGCAGCTTCATGCCAAAGCTTATTTAACAGCATCTATAGATACGTTTTTCCGAGATGATAGCACTCAGTTTTCAGCTTATCTTTTTGTTGGAGAGCGTTACGAATGGGCGAATCTAAAAAATGGCAATGTTACCGATGCTTTTTTAGCAGCAGTAGGATTTAAAGAGCGACTGTACACCGATCAACCTTTTTATTACAAAGAAGTTGCCTCATTACAAGAAAAGTTATTGATTTATTTAGAAAATCATGGCTATCCATTTGCGCAAGTCTATATTGATAGTGTTCGAATTGTAGAGCAAGAAGTGTCGGCACGCATTTATTTTGAAAAGGGACCGCTTATCTTTTTTGACGCACTAAAGATTGTGGGAAAGAGCCGTTTGCCCAAGCAGAAAAGGAAGAAAAAAGTTCGGATCACAGAAGGTTTTGTCTCTAGTTATTTAGGGATTCGAAAGGGAAAATTGTACAGCGAAAAACTTGTTCAGAAAGTTCAAAATCGAATGAATGCCCTGCGATATTTAACGAGTTATCAAACTCCTTATGTCATATTTAGAGACAATAAAGCAGAGTTAAATTTGTTTTTGATGGACCGCCCTTCGAGTAAAATAGATGTTTTGCTTGGCTTTTTACCTAGCAAAGATGCCGTAACAGGACAACAACGGTTTGATTTTACAGGGAATATTGATATTGATTTGATCAATCCATTTGGAACGGGCAAACGCTTGCAATTGAAATGGCAACAATTGAGCTTAGGAACCTCCGATTTGTTGGTGCGATTTGCTTGGCCTTATTTGCTGAAAACACCCCTAGGAGTAGATCTTTCCTTTAAATTATACAAGCGAGATTCTTCTTATATTGATATTATAACGGATGTTGGGTTGCAATATTTGTTTAATGGGAATAGTTATATTAAGGCATTTTGGATTAATACGACGACTAATTTAATCAATATAGACACCAACTTAATTCGGGCAACTCGGCGATTGCCAAGTATGCTTGATATTGATAACAGCTCGTTCGGGTTAGAATTTTATTATGATAATTTAGATTATAAATACAATCCTAGAAAAGGATTTGAGAGTAAATTAGTGGCTAGCTTTGCTTTGAAAAGAATCCGCCGAAATAATACCATTGAAGAAATAGAAAATCCTTTGGATACGACCTTTAGTTATGCCTCCTTGTATGATACAATAGTCACCAATACCTTTCAGTATCGATTTCTAGCAGAACACAGTCAGTTCTTTCAATTGTGGAAAACCAGTACTTTGATGGCTCGATATCGAGGAGGAATTATCCTTTCCAAAGACCCTATTTATGATAATGAGACTTATCGAATAGGAGGAAATAAATTGTTGAGAGGTTTTGACGAAGAGGCAATTTTGGCAACATGGTACAATGTATTGACGTTGGAATGGCGATTTCTATTTGGGCGAAATTCTTATGCTTATCTATTTGGAGATGTTGCTTATGTTCAACGAAATACAATTAGTACCCAATTGAATGATTTTCCTGTGGGCTTTGGTGTTGGCGTTGCCCTAGAGACCAAGGTAGGCATTTTTGCCCTCAGCTATGCACTTGGAACACAGCAAGGCAATCCAATTATTTTTAATAATAGTAAAGTACATTTTGGATATGTGTACTCGTTCTAA
- a CDS encoding DUF547 domain-containing protein — protein MKQVWLSLFLVTMFTIACSGSETTENNTKQSELTSTPDPTEDVAVAITTSATEHPEGEIIGNEAATNAATASPTPENVSSTQTDIVYPTPATNKSNVVAKNEPIKPEPEPVQVEETTTTTTTTTTSSKPTTNTTTTTSKPTSTTSVAPKPAKPALSHDVFDALLRKYVNSSGNVNYGGFQKDKAKLASYLELLKNNPPQSSWSKNKEMAYWINMYNAITIHSIVESYPVSSIMKLEGGKIWDKKKIVINGENLTLNNIEKDKLLKRFKEPRVHFAVNCAAASCPPLLNKAWTEDNIQRYYDKQAKAFINNPSYNTVSAKKIEASQIFNWYAGDFGGSDKVVPYFQKYSETTIKDNAKVSYKEYDWNLNKQ, from the coding sequence ATGAAACAAGTATGGCTTAGTTTGTTTTTGGTAACCATGTTTACAATAGCGTGCTCGGGGTCAGAAACAACAGAAAATAATACAAAACAAAGTGAACTTACAAGCACACCCGATCCAACAGAGGATGTTGCGGTAGCAATTACAACTAGTGCTACAGAGCATCCAGAAGGAGAAATCATAGGCAATGAAGCAGCAACGAATGCTGCAACGGCTTCTCCTACTCCCGAAAATGTTTCCAGTACACAAACCGATATTGTTTATCCTACACCAGCAACGAATAAAAGCAATGTGGTGGCTAAAAATGAGCCGATAAAGCCAGAGCCAGAACCTGTACAAGTAGAAGAGACAACCACTACAACAACAACGACTACGACTTCCTCTAAGCCAACTACAAATACTACAACAACAACTTCTAAACCGACATCAACAACTAGTGTTGCTCCAAAGCCTGCTAAACCAGCTTTGAGCCACGATGTATTTGATGCTTTGTTGCGCAAGTATGTCAATAGTAGTGGAAATGTAAATTATGGAGGTTTTCAAAAAGATAAAGCAAAGCTGGCTAGTTATTTAGAGTTGTTAAAAAACAATCCTCCTCAAAGCAGTTGGTCTAAAAATAAAGAAATGGCATATTGGATTAATATGTATAATGCAATCACCATTCACTCAATTGTAGAAAGTTATCCTGTTAGCAGTATCATGAAATTGGAAGGGGGAAAAATTTGGGATAAGAAAAAAATTGTCATTAACGGCGAAAATCTTACCTTAAATAACATTGAAAAGGATAAATTACTGAAACGATTTAAGGAACCTAGGGTGCATTTTGCCGTCAATTGTGCTGCTGCATCTTGCCCGCCCTTATTAAATAAGGCATGGACAGAAGACAATATTCAACGGTACTATGACAAGCAAGCAAAAGCGTTTATCAATAACCCAAGCTACAATACAGTTAGTGCCAAAAAAATTGAAGCCTCTCAAATTTTTAATTGGTATGCTGGTGATTTTGGTGGCAGCGATAAAGTTGTTCCTTATTTTCAAAAATATTCAGAAACGACCATTAAGGATAATGCTAAAGTTTCGTACAAAGAATACGATTGGAACTTGAATAAGCAATAG
- the mutS gene encoding DNA mismatch repair protein MutS codes for MAQYEDLKAKYSDAILLFRVGDFYETFSTDAITASNVLGIVLTARNNGSSKVELAGFPYHSLDTYLPKLVQAGYRVAVCDQLEKPSKLKKLVKRGVTEVVTPGVTVNDKILDHKSNNYLAAIHFGKKGHTGLALLDISTGEFLVSEGTCSYIDKLLQSFQPSEIIFAKARQKDILKYFGDSFYQYGVDDWVFTSDYGQEKLLQQFEVNSMKGFGIEALELAQVAAGSILHYVATTENTNLKHITNIARIQPDRYVWLDKFTVRNLELVHSPHASGVPLVNILDQTVSPMGTRLLKRWMILPLKDKNAVTARHQVVRHFIDNGDIATLVDTQIRQIGDLERLISKVPLGKIVPREMKQLECALIALEPIKEALLASENKQLQSIGERIQLCAMIRDRIGKELVDEPPVKLDKGGVIADGVSDELDELRDIIKNSKQHLLNIQQTEAAETGIDNLKIGFNNVFGYYLEVTNKYKNKGLVPEHWVRKQTLTNAERYITDDLKKLEVKILGAEEKILSLENRLFQDLVFALTEYIHPIQMNAALIAQLDCLASFAKVAILNNYCRPQMSDSLVIDVKEGRHPVIEKQLKLGEEYVPNDIYLDNEGQQIIMITGPNMSGKSALLRQTALICLMAQMGSFVPAREAKLGMIDKVFTRVGASDNISSGESTFMVEMNETASILNNISERSLILLDEIGRGTSTYDGISIAWSIAEFLHNNNIATPKTLFATHYHELNELAGRFPRIKNFNVATKELNNKVIFLRKLQEGGSKHSFGIHVAKMAGMPRYVVERANEILGQLEQKSIDAGDLDEKIKKINAPAMQLSFFDAAPDPVLAELKEQLEEVDLNRLTPIECMLKLDELKKLLD; via the coding sequence ATGGCTCAATACGAAGACTTAAAAGCGAAATACTCCGATGCTATTTTATTGTTTAGAGTAGGAGATTTTTACGAAACGTTTTCGACAGATGCTATTACGGCCTCTAATGTATTGGGAATTGTATTGACAGCTAGAAATAATGGTTCTTCAAAAGTAGAGTTGGCAGGATTTCCTTACCATTCTTTGGATACATATTTGCCCAAATTGGTACAGGCAGGATACCGAGTAGCGGTTTGTGATCAACTAGAAAAGCCAAGCAAGTTAAAAAAATTGGTCAAGCGTGGTGTGACGGAAGTAGTGACGCCTGGTGTGACGGTAAACGATAAAATTCTTGACCACAAGAGTAATAATTATTTGGCAGCGATACATTTTGGCAAAAAGGGACACACTGGCTTGGCATTGTTGGATATTTCTACAGGAGAGTTTTTGGTTAGTGAGGGAACGTGTAGTTATATAGATAAATTGCTACAGAGTTTTCAACCTTCTGAAATTATCTTTGCGAAAGCTCGTCAAAAAGACATCCTCAAATATTTTGGAGATAGTTTTTATCAATATGGCGTAGACGATTGGGTGTTTACTAGTGACTATGGCCAAGAGAAATTATTGCAACAGTTTGAGGTAAATTCTATGAAAGGGTTTGGTATAGAAGCCTTGGAACTGGCACAAGTTGCGGCAGGTTCTATCTTGCATTATGTAGCGACTACAGAGAATACCAACCTAAAGCACATTACCAATATTGCTAGAATTCAACCCGATCGTTATGTTTGGCTGGATAAGTTTACCGTGCGAAATCTAGAGTTGGTACATTCTCCCCACGCCTCGGGGGTGCCTTTGGTCAATATTTTGGATCAAACTGTGTCGCCAATGGGAACTCGGTTGTTAAAACGTTGGATGATATTGCCTCTAAAGGACAAAAATGCCGTTACAGCGCGACATCAAGTAGTGCGTCATTTTATTGATAATGGCGATATTGCTACCTTGGTGGATACACAAATACGCCAAATAGGGGATTTAGAGCGATTGATCTCAAAGGTGCCACTTGGCAAAATTGTTCCTAGAGAAATGAAGCAATTGGAATGTGCCTTAATTGCCTTAGAACCAATTAAAGAAGCTTTATTGGCTTCTGAAAACAAACAACTTCAGTCAATAGGGGAGCGCATACAATTGTGTGCCATGATTCGAGATCGTATTGGAAAGGAATTGGTGGATGAACCACCTGTAAAACTAGACAAAGGAGGCGTTATTGCAGATGGCGTATCTGATGAGTTGGATGAGCTGCGAGATATTATCAAAAATAGCAAACAACATCTGTTAAACATTCAACAAACAGAAGCAGCGGAAACGGGAATTGACAATCTGAAAATAGGTTTTAATAATGTTTTTGGTTATTACCTAGAAGTAACAAATAAGTATAAAAATAAAGGGTTGGTACCAGAGCATTGGGTACGAAAACAGACCTTGACAAATGCAGAACGTTATATTACAGACGACTTAAAAAAATTAGAGGTTAAGATTTTAGGAGCAGAGGAGAAAATTTTGAGTTTAGAGAATCGTTTGTTCCAAGATTTGGTTTTTGCCTTGACAGAATACATCCACCCAATTCAAATGAATGCGGCTTTGATTGCACAGTTGGATTGCCTCGCTTCTTTTGCGAAAGTTGCTATTCTTAATAACTATTGTCGTCCACAAATGAGTGATAGTTTGGTCATTGATGTCAAAGAAGGACGGCATCCAGTGATTGAAAAACAATTAAAATTGGGAGAGGAGTATGTACCCAATGATATTTATTTGGACAATGAAGGACAGCAGATTATTATGATAACGGGACCCAATATGTCGGGTAAATCTGCGTTGCTGCGCCAAACCGCACTGATTTGTTTGATGGCTCAAATGGGATCGTTTGTCCCTGCTAGAGAAGCTAAGTTAGGGATGATTGATAAAGTATTTACTAGGGTAGGGGCTTCTGATAATATCTCTTCTGGTGAGTCTACATTTATGGTAGAGATGAACGAAACAGCCTCCATTTTAAACAATATCTCGGAGCGTAGTTTGATTTTGCTAGACGAAATTGGGCGAGGAACAAGTACCTATGATGGTATTTCGATTGCTTGGTCCATTGCAGAGTTTTTGCATAATAATAACATTGCAACACCCAAAACCTTGTTTGCTACTCACTATCACGAGTTGAACGAGTTGGCAGGGCGTTTCCCTCGCATCAAAAACTTCAATGTGGCGACCAAAGAACTAAACAACAAGGTTATTTTCTTAAGAAAGTTGCAGGAAGGAGGCTCTAAGCACAGTTTTGGAATTCATGTTGCTAAAATGGCGGGGATGCCTCGATATGTGGTGGAACGAGCCAACGAAATTTTAGGACAATTAGAACAAAAAAGTATTGATGCAGGCGATTTGGACGAAAAAATCAAAAAAATTAATGCACCAGCTATGCAGTTGAGTTTCTTTGATGCTGCACCCGATCCTGTTTTGGCAGAACTGAAGGAGCAATTGGAAGAAGTTGATTTGAACCGCTTGACTCCGATTGAATGTATGTTGAAGTTGGATGAGTTGAAGAAACTGTTGGATTAA
- a CDS encoding WG repeat-containing protein has translation MNKYLSIRIVLIHLCSIFLSNISLAQGSTQYFFIVESNDGDVSKEYIFNELGGKLFKEPKSSIYFNDWDWMIVGNKDKTYTVFCPPKYQHSIKDIQTVPSMAHMRSSKTTLFPLKKAGKWGFYNKKGLAVITHKFDFVSEFYKGMAAVKIGENAYYINAKGEKVNLPYRSKDSSYSFYKYEEVLREPPLDDYYRSHKDENFNITTEDNKIGLKNSRTEEVIIPCIYDRILQMGDILEYFIVVKDEKWGLYSAEGKKILEPIYDLIQIEKISIKN, from the coding sequence ATGAATAAATACTTATCAATAAGAATTGTTCTTATTCATTTATGCTCTATTTTTTTGAGTAATATTTCTCTAGCTCAAGGTAGTACACAATACTTTTTTATTGTAGAGAGCAATGACGGAGATGTTTCCAAAGAGTATATTTTTAACGAATTGGGAGGAAAGCTTTTTAAAGAACCTAAATCATCCATTTATTTTAATGACTGGGATTGGATGATTGTTGGTAATAAGGATAAAACATATACTGTTTTTTGTCCTCCGAAATATCAACATTCTATTAAGGATATTCAAACCGTACCTTCTATGGCTCATATGAGGAGTTCTAAAACAACCTTATTCCCTTTGAAAAAAGCTGGTAAATGGGGATTTTATAATAAAAAAGGACTAGCTGTTATAACACATAAATTTGACTTCGTTTCTGAGTTTTACAAGGGAATGGCTGCGGTTAAAATAGGTGAAAATGCTTATTATATTAATGCAAAAGGAGAAAAAGTAAACCTGCCTTATAGATCAAAAGATTCTTCATATTCATTTTATAAATATGAAGAAGTATTAAGAGAACCACCTCTTGACGATTATTATAGATCTCATAAAGACGAAAATTTCAACATAACGACTGAAGATAATAAGATAGGATTAAAAAATAGTCGAACGGAAGAAGTTATAATTCCTTGTATTTATGATCGAATTTTGCAAATGGGGGATATTCTAGAGTATTTTATTGTTGTTAAAGATGAAAAATGGGGACTGTATAGTGCAGAAGGGAAAAAAATTCTTGAACCTATTTATGATCTTATACAGATTGAAAAAATTTCAATAAAGAACTAG